CTCAGCGGCACCCGGCCCGCCACCGGCGAGCAGGTCGACAGCGGCCTCAGGCTCGGCCTGCAGCACGCACGCAGCGTCGAGTTTTCCAGCGTGGTGGCCACCGACCAGGGCATCCAGCTCAGCAGCGTCAAGGCGGTGGGCGACAGCTACCCCTTGCGCGGCGAACTCAAGAGCGCGCCGGAACCCCTGCAGCCCGAGATCGAAGGCGGCCGCCCGCAGCCGGGGGAAATCTGGGTCGAATCGCGACTGCTGGCAAGCCTCGAGCTGAAGGTCGGCGACAGTGTCGACATCGGCCGCACGCCCCTGCGCATCGCTCGCGTGCTGACCTACGAGCCGGATCGCGCCGGCGACTTCTACAGCCTGACGCCACGGGTGCTGATGAACCTGCGGGACCTGGATGCCACCGGCGTGGTGCAGCCCGGCAGCCGCGTGCGCTACCGCGACCTCTGGGGCGGCCCGCCCGAGGCGCTGCAGGCTTATCGCCAGGCGGCGAAGAACAGCCTCGCCGCCAACCAGCAACTGCAGGACGCCCACCACGGCAACCGGCAGATCGGCGACGCCCTGGGTCGCGCCGAACGCTACCTGAACCTCGCCAGCCTCGCCGCCGTGCTGCTCGCAGGCGTCGCCGTGGCGCTGTCGGCCAACCGCTTCGCCACCCGCCGCTTCGACGCCAGCGCGCTGCTGCGCTGCCTCGGTCTGTCGCACCGGGAAGCCCTGCTGCTGTACGGCACGCAACTGTTCACGCTGGGACTGCTCGCCAGCCTCTGCGGCGCCTTCCTCGGCTGGCTCGCCCAGCTTGGCCTGATGCACCTGCTGGGCAACCTGCTGCCGCCGCAGATCCCCGAAGCCGGAATCTTCCCCGCACTGGCCGGCATGGCCACCGGCTTCGTCGCCCTCGTCGGCTTCGCCCTGCCGCCGCTGGCCGCCCTCGGCCGCGTGCCGCCGCTGCGGGTACTGCGCAGCGACCTGCTGCCCGTGCCCATGCGTACCTGGATGGCCTATGCCTGCGCGCTGCTCGCCCTGGGCCTGATCATGTGGCGCCTGAGCCTGGACCTGAAGCTCACCCTCGCCCTGCTCGGCGGCGGCGCCATCGCCGCGGTGATCCTCGGCTTCATCATGCTGCTCGCCCTGCGCGGACTTCGCAGCGCGCTGCAGGGCGCCAGCCTGTCCTGGCGCCTCGGCCTCGGCCAACTGCTGCGCCACCCGCTGGCGGCCGCCGGACAGAGCCTGGCCTTCGGCCTGATCCTGCTGGCGATGGCGCTCATCGCGCTGCTGCGCGGCGAGCTGCTGGACACCTGGCACGCACAACTGCCGGCGAACGCACCCAATCACTTCGCGCTGAACATCCTGCCCGCCGAGAAGGACAGCTTCGAGCAGCGGGTGAAGAAACTCTCGCCCAATGCCGAAGACCTCTACCCGATGGTGCCCGGCCGCCTGGTGGCGGTGAATGGCCAGCCGGTCCATGCGCTGAACGAGGACGTCCGCAGCGAACGCGCCCTGCAGCGCGATCTCGGGCTGACCTGGTCGGCGCGCCTGCCGGCGGGCAATCAGATCGTCGCCGGGCAGTGGTGGCAGGCGGGCGAGAACAACGGGCTCCCCGGTGTATCGGTGGAGGAAAAACTCGCCGGCAACCTCGGCCTGAACGTCGGCGACCGCCTGAGCTTCAGCGTTGCCGGCCAGACCCGCGAGGCACAGGTGCGCAGCCTGCGCTCGGTGAAATGGGACAACTTCCAGCCGAACTTCTTCATGGTCTTCGAACCCGGCACCCTCACCGACCTGCCGGTAACCTACCTGACCAGCTTCTACCTGCCGATCAGCCAGGAGCGCGACCTGATCGAACTGGCGCGCGCCTTCCCCACCGTCACGCTGCTGCCGGTGGATGCGTTGCTCGCACAGTTGCGCAGCATCCTCGACCAGGTGACGCTGGCGGTGGAGTACGTGCTGGTGTTCGTCCTCGCCGCCGGCTTCGTGGTGCTCTTCGCCGGCCTGCAGGCCACCCTCGACGAACGCCTGCGCCAGGGTGCCCTGCTCCGCGCCCTGGGCGCGGAACGCCAACTGCTGATGCGCACCCGGCGCAGCGAGTTCGCCCTGCTCGGGGCGGTCAGCGGACTGCTCGCGGCGCTGGGCTGCGAACTGATCAGCTACCTGCTCTACCGGATGGTCTTCGAGCTGCCGTGGAGCCCGCATCCCTGGCTGCTCGCACTGCCCGTGCTGGGCGCACTGCTGGTGGGCGGCGCCGGGCTGCTCGGCACGCGGCGGGCGTTGAGCGTGAGCCCGTTGCGCCTGCTGCGCGAAGGCTGATCGGGTAGACTCCGGTCATCATTCCTGTCACCTCGGAAGCCATGAGCCGTTATCGCCCTCCCCGCCCCGCCGGTACCCCGCTGATCACCCCCGAAGGCGAAGCGCGCCTGCGCGCCGAGCTGCACGAGCTGTGGAACGTGCGCCGTCCGCAAGTGACCCAGTCGGTCAGCGAGGCGGCGGCCCAGGGTGATCGTTCGGAGAACGCCGAGTACACCTATGGCAAGAAGATGCTGCGGGAGATCGACAGCCGCGTGCGCTTCCTGCGCAAGCGCCTGGAGAACTGCAAGGTGGTGAGCGAGCGTCCGGCCGACCCGAACAAGGTCTACTTCGGTGCCTGGGTCACACTGGAGGACGAGGACGGGGAGCAGGCACGCTATCGCATCGTCGGCCCGGACGAACTCGACCTGCGCAACAATCACATCAGCATCGACTCGCCACTCGCCCGCGCCCTGGTGGGCAAGGAGCTGGACGCCGAGGTGATGGTGCGCAGCCCGGCCGGTGAAAAGATGTGGTTCGTGATCGAAATCGAGTATCCCTGAACCATCATCGGCACGATGAAGGGATATGCCCTTGCAGGAGCGAGCTTGCTCGCGAACCCGCCTCGGCTCCGGCGCTACCGGTGAGCCCGTTCGCGAGCAAGCTCGCTTCTACAGGAATAAACCGGGATCAGAACGGCTGCGGCCGCCGGGTGATCAGCCCCTGCCGGGCGACACGGGTGAGTTCGCGAACCGTGGACTCCAACTGCCCGGCACTGGGCGCCTGGACCACGGCGAAGTCGAAGCGGTCGGATGGGAAACGGGCGATGTCGGCGACGGTTTCGGCGAACTGGACCAGGAACGTACGCGAACCGTTCCAGCGCTTGGGCCAGCCATCGAGATAACGAACGAGAGTGGGCTGGTGATTGCCGCCCAGGAGGATCTTCGGGTTGCGACGCACCAGGCTGGTGGTGATGGGGGCCAGGCGCACATGCGGGTTGGGGCAGGTCATGGTCTCTAGTCTTCCGCCTCTTGAGTCCTGCTGGACGCGGCGAGAGGCACACCGAAACCAGCGCTTTAGCGGTATTTCGATGTCGGCTTCGCCGCATCCGCGCCCCGCAAGTTGCTACTTAAATCGGCGCTGTTCGGCATCCTAGATAAGCCCCGGCGATACTGTCAAGGCGACTTCTGTCGAGGGAAACACAATGAGCACACCCCCGCTGCGGCTGTTCTTCGCCCTGCCCTGTCCACCGGAGCTGGCGGAAGCGATCTGCACCTGGCGCACCGGCCTGCACCTGGATGGCCAGGGCGTCGCGCAGGCCAATCTGCACCTGACCCTGGCCTTCCTCGGCGCCATCCCCCGCGGCCGCAAGGCGGACCTGCTGGCCATCGGCGCGAGCCTGCCGCGCCGCGCGTTCACCCTGCAACTGGACCGCCTGGCCCGCTGGCGGAACGGCATCCTGCACCTGGCGCCAAGCACGGTGCCCGACGAACTCCACGAGCTGGCGCAGGCCCTGCGCGAAGCGCTGCAGGCCAATGCCTTCGAGGTCGAGCAGCGGCCGTTCCATCCACACCTGACCCTGGCGCGCCACGTCCACACCCTGCCGCCCGCGCAACCGTCCTTCGAATGGCCGGCCCGCGCGATCACCCTGTACAGCTCGGAAAACAGCCCGACGGGCGTGCGCTATCGCCCTCTCGGCGAATGGCCGCTAGACCACCCCTGACTGCGCGTAGTCGAGGAAGCGACGCAACGCCGCCGTGGGGAATTTATCGATGTGCAACGCGCGGAAGAAGGTGCGCCGCAGCGGCCCCAGTGGATTGTCCAGGCGCACCAGCTCTCCCCGCGCCAGCTCCGCGTGGACCACGCGCTGCGACAGGCAGGTGATCCCCGCCCCACGGCCCACCAGATGCTTGATCGCCTCGGCGTTGCTGATTTCCAGCGGCGCGTTCAGGCTACCCAGGCGCGGCAGCACCTGCTGCTCGAACGTGACGCGGGTGCCCGATCCGGACTCGCGCAAGACCCAGCGTGCCGCCGCCAGGTCCTCCAGGCTGACCTGCCGCGCCAGCGCCAGCGGATGGTCCGGCGCGGCCACCAGCAGCAGCTCATCGTCGGTCCAGGGCGTGAGCTGGATCTGCGGATGCTGGATCGGCGCCTCGATGAAGGCCACGTCCAGACGAAACTCGGCCAGCGCCTCGATCACATCGCGGCTGTTGGCCACCTGCAATTGCAGCCGGCTGTCCGGCAACTCAGCGAGAAAGCCCGCCATCACTTGTGGCAACAGGTAGCCGCCGATGCTGCGGCTCGCCCCCAGGCTGAGCTGCACCGGCGCGACCCCGAACAGGTTCTCCAGCTCCTCGCCCTGGGCCAGCAACGCGCTGGCCTTCGGATAGAAGGCGCGACCGTTGTCGTTCAGCGCCAGGCGCTTGCCACTGCGATCGAACAGACGTGTCCCCAGCGCCCGTTCCAGTTCCTGCAACGCCTGGCTTGCCGCCGACTGCGAGAGCGCGATGCGCGTGGCCGCCTGGGTGACATTGCCCAGTTCGGCAATCGCGGTGAAGGTCGCCAACTGGCGAAGGGTGATGCGAGGAGCCATATCGATAAAACCGTTCAACTCAATAAGAACAATCCGTTTTTACACTAAGTGGCGCCACGGCACCATGACGACACCTTACACAAGGAGCCCTTCATGAACGCCGCCCTACGCCGCCTGCCCTACTACCTGCCCGGCGCCCTGCTCTGCCTCGCCATCGCTTTCGGCTCGCGCCAACTGATGGAAATTCCCGCACTGCAACACCTGGGCCTCGGCAGCCTGACCCTGGCCATCCTGATCGGCCTGCTGGCGGGCAATCTCGGGCTCGCCCGCTTCGGCGGCATTCGTCCCGGCGTGGACCTGTCCCGCCAACAACTGCTGCGTCTGGGCGTCGTGCTCTATGGCCTGCGCCTGACCTTCCAGGACATCGCCGCCCTCGGCCCGGCCGTCCTGATCATCGACGTGCTGATGGTCGCCAGCACCCTGACCGTCGCCTGGTGGATCGGCGAGCGCTGGCTCAAGCTGCCGCGCGAAAGCGCCCTGCTGATCGGCGCCGGCAGCGCCATCTGCGGTGCCGCGGCGGTGATGGCGAGCAGCCCGGTGCTCAAGGCGCGCGCCGAGCACACCGCCGTCGCCGTGGCCACCGTGGTGCTGTTCGGCACCCTGGCGATGCTGTTGCACCCGATGATCTATGCCGCGCTGCCCAACCTGTTCGGCAGCGATCAGGCCTTCGGCGTGTTCAGCGGCTCGACCATCCATGAAGTCGCCCAGGTGGTCGCCGCCGGACGGGCTATGGACCC
This Pseudomonas sp. ATCC 13867 DNA region includes the following protein-coding sequences:
- a CDS encoding ABC transporter permease; translated protein: MKSLSLPNLFRLALRQLWREGRSGELRVLFFALLVAVAASSAIGYFSARLNAAMLVRAAEFLGADLVLSGTRPATGEQVDSGLRLGLQHARSVEFSSVVATDQGIQLSSVKAVGDSYPLRGELKSAPEPLQPEIEGGRPQPGEIWVESRLLASLELKVGDSVDIGRTPLRIARVLTYEPDRAGDFYSLTPRVLMNLRDLDATGVVQPGSRVRYRDLWGGPPEALQAYRQAAKNSLAANQQLQDAHHGNRQIGDALGRAERYLNLASLAAVLLAGVAVALSANRFATRRFDASALLRCLGLSHREALLLYGTQLFTLGLLASLCGAFLGWLAQLGLMHLLGNLLPPQIPEAGIFPALAGMATGFVALVGFALPPLAALGRVPPLRVLRSDLLPVPMRTWMAYACALLALGLIMWRLSLDLKLTLALLGGGAIAAVILGFIMLLALRGLRSALQGASLSWRLGLGQLLRHPLAAAGQSLAFGLILLAMALIALLRGELLDTWHAQLPANAPNHFALNILPAEKDSFEQRVKKLSPNAEDLYPMVPGRLVAVNGQPVHALNEDVRSERALQRDLGLTWSARLPAGNQIVAGQWWQAGENNGLPGVSVEEKLAGNLGLNVGDRLSFSVAGQTREAQVRSLRSVKWDNFQPNFFMVFEPGTLTDLPVTYLTSFYLPISQERDLIELARAFPTVTLLPVDALLAQLRSILDQVTLAVEYVLVFVLAAGFVVLFAGLQATLDERLRQGALLRALGAERQLLMRTRRSEFALLGAVSGLLAALGCELISYLLYRMVFELPWSPHPWLLALPVLGALLVGGAGLLGTRRALSVSPLRLLREG
- the greB gene encoding transcription elongation factor GreB — its product is MSRYRPPRPAGTPLITPEGEARLRAELHELWNVRRPQVTQSVSEAAAQGDRSENAEYTYGKKMLREIDSRVRFLRKRLENCKVVSERPADPNKVYFGAWVTLEDEDGEQARYRIVGPDELDLRNNHISIDSPLARALVGKELDAEVMVRSPAGEKMWFVIEIEYP
- the thpR gene encoding RNA 2',3'-cyclic phosphodiesterase, coding for MSTPPLRLFFALPCPPELAEAICTWRTGLHLDGQGVAQANLHLTLAFLGAIPRGRKADLLAIGASLPRRAFTLQLDRLARWRNGILHLAPSTVPDELHELAQALREALQANAFEVEQRPFHPHLTLARHVHTLPPAQPSFEWPARAITLYSSENSPTGVRYRPLGEWPLDHP
- a CDS encoding LysR family transcriptional regulator — encoded protein: MAPRITLRQLATFTAIAELGNVTQAATRIALSQSAASQALQELERALGTRLFDRSGKRLALNDNGRAFYPKASALLAQGEELENLFGVAPVQLSLGASRSIGGYLLPQVMAGFLAELPDSRLQLQVANSRDVIEALAEFRLDVAFIEAPIQHPQIQLTPWTDDELLLVAAPDHPLALARQVSLEDLAAARWVLRESGSGTRVTFEQQVLPRLGSLNAPLEISNAEAIKHLVGRGAGITCLSQRVVHAELARGELVRLDNPLGPLRRTFFRALHIDKFPTAALRRFLDYAQSGVV
- a CDS encoding YeiH family protein; translation: MNAALRRLPYYLPGALLCLAIAFGSRQLMEIPALQHLGLGSLTLAILIGLLAGNLGLARFGGIRPGVDLSRQQLLRLGVVLYGLRLTFQDIAALGPAVLIIDVLMVASTLTVAWWIGERWLKLPRESALLIGAGSAICGAAAVMASSPVLKARAEHTAVAVATVVLFGTLAMLLHPMIYAALPNLFGSDQAFGVFSGSTIHEVAQVVAAGRAMDPAAADAALISKMLRVLLLAPALLILGRIGSSEVAEPGQRRKLHVPGFAVAFLLVTGLRSLGWVPHSWLAPLQQMDDVMLGMAMAALGLATRLGDLRKEGPKPLLLGAGLFVFLLVGGGLINGGVQYLFH